One window of Acidobacteriota bacterium genomic DNA carries:
- the groL gene encoding chaperonin GroEL — protein MAKQIVYGQESRQKIIEGVNQLANAVKVTLGPKGRNVVLDKKFGSPTITKDGVTVAKEIDLKDPLENMGAQMVREVASKTSDIAGDGTTTATVLAQAIYREGAKNVVAGANPMEIKRGIETAVDTVVGKLRAMSKSVSGNMIAQVGTISANNDATIGTIIAEAMDKVGKDGVITVEEARTLETSLEVVEGMQFDRGYLSPYFVTDAERMECVLENPIILIHEKKISSMKDLLPLLEQVARLSRPLLIIAEDIEGEALATLVVNKLRGTLQGAAVKAPGFGDRRKAMLEDIAILTNGKAITEDLGLKLENIRVEDLGKAKKVTIDKDNTTIVEGDGTQAAIEGRVKQIRAQIEETTSDYDREKLQERLAKLVGGVAVIKVGAATETEMKEKKARVEDAMHATKAAVEEGIVPGGGVALLRASGALEDVNLAGDKQIGVNIIRRALEEPMRWISQNAGFEGSIVVQKVREAGDEQEGFNAQNEKYENLVSAGVIDPTKVVRTALQNSGSIASLLLTTEALVSEIPEEKKEPAGGGMGPHGGGMGGMY, from the coding sequence ATGGCCAAGCAGATCGTCTACGGACAGGAATCGCGGCAGAAGATCATCGAGGGCGTGAACCAGCTCGCCAACGCCGTCAAGGTCACCCTCGGCCCGAAGGGCCGCAACGTTGTCCTCGACAAGAAGTTCGGCTCGCCCACCATCACCAAGGACGGCGTCACCGTCGCCAAGGAAATCGACCTGAAGGACCCGCTCGAGAACATGGGCGCGCAGATGGTCCGCGAGGTCGCGAGCAAGACCTCGGACATCGCCGGTGACGGCACCACGACGGCGACCGTGCTCGCCCAGGCCATCTACCGCGAGGGCGCCAAGAACGTCGTGGCCGGCGCGAACCCGATGGAGATCAAGCGCGGCATCGAGACCGCGGTGGACACCGTCGTCGGCAAGCTGCGGGCGATGTCGAAGAGCGTCAGCGGCAACATGATCGCGCAGGTCGGCACCATCTCGGCCAACAACGACGCGACGATCGGCACCATCATCGCGGAGGCGATGGACAAGGTCGGCAAGGACGGCGTCATCACCGTGGAGGAGGCCCGCACCCTCGAGACCTCGCTCGAGGTCGTCGAGGGCATGCAGTTCGACCGCGGCTACCTCTCGCCGTACTTCGTGACCGACGCCGAGCGGATGGAGTGCGTCCTCGAGAACCCGATCATCCTCATCCACGAGAAGAAGATCAGCTCGATGAAGGACCTGCTGCCGCTCCTCGAGCAGGTGGCGCGCCTGAGCCGGCCGCTGCTCATCATCGCCGAGGACATCGAGGGCGAGGCGCTCGCGACCCTCGTCGTCAACAAGCTGCGCGGCACGCTGCAGGGCGCCGCGGTCAAGGCCCCCGGCTTCGGCGACCGCCGCAAGGCCATGCTCGAGGACATCGCCATCCTGACCAACGGCAAGGCGATCACCGAGGACCTCGGACTGAAGCTCGAGAACATCCGCGTCGAGGACCTCGGCAAGGCCAAGAAGGTCACCATCGACAAGGACAACACGACCATCGTCGAGGGCGACGGCACACAGGCCGCCATCGAGGGCCGCGTCAAGCAGATCCGTGCGCAGATCGAGGAGACGACCTCCGACTACGACCGCGAGAAGCTGCAGGAACGCCTGGCCAAGCTCGTCGGCGGCGTCGCGGTCATCAAGGTCGGCGCGGCGACCGAGACCGAGATGAAGGAGAAGAAGGCGCGCGTCGAGGACGCGATGCACGCGACGAAGGCGGCGGTCGAGGAGGGCATCGTCCCGGGCGGCGGCGTCGCACTGCTCCGCGCCTCCGGTGCGCTCGAGGACGTCAATCTCGCCGGCGACAAGCAGATCGGCGTCAACATCATCCGGCGGGCCCTCGAGGAGCCGATGCGCTGGATCTCCCAGAACGCCGGGTTCGAGGGCTCCATCGTCGTCCAGAAGGTCCGCGAGGCGGGCGACGAGCAGGAAGGTTTCAACGCCCAGAACGAGAAGTACGAGAACCTGGTGTCGGCGGGTGTCATCGACCCGACGAAGGTCGTGCGGACCGCGCTCCAGAATTCCGGCTCGATTGCCTCGCTGCTGCTGACGACCGAGGCGCTGGTCTCCGAGATTCCCGAGGAGAAGAAGGAGCCGGCCGGCGGCGGCATGGGCCCCCACGGTGGCGGCATGGGCGGGATGTACTAG